catcctcccgtcgcactttgtgatccttgagtgcgaagtggactatgaggtgcctattatcttgggtagacatttccttgctacggggaaggatcttgttgatgtggaagccggtgagctcaccttcTGGGTGGGCAATGAAAAGGTaattttccatgtgtgcaaatctatgaggcaaccgaatagtaacgaagtttgttcgtttgtggacttagtgaccgaggtgattgttgatgatgctagtgctaTGATGAATGTTTATAATACTTTGGAGgtcgtattgcttaatcatgatgatgatgaaaaggatgactatgtggaatgtgtaaatgcattacaaggaatggggtcgtatacttatgaacctcgaaaattgtccttagatcttgagaaccagaagactcctccaacaaagccctcaatcgaggagcctcccactttggagttaaagccattgccttcacatctcaggtatgagtttcttggcccatgttctacgttacctgttattctttcctcttgcttgactaacgtgcagatagattctactttggcagtgcttcaaaagaggaagaaagctataggataGACACtagcggatattcggggtataaaccccgccttttgcatgcacaagattattttggaggaggattccAAACCCTCCATTAAACACCAAAGAAggttaaatgaagcaatgcaagaggtggtaaagaaggagatcataaagtggttggatgccggggtagtttaccccatttccgatagctcgtggacctctccggtgcaatgtgtcccaaagaaagggggaatGACTATGGTCatcaatgacaagaacgagttgattcctacaaagtcactcggaaagatcattttccgctttcatttcttgatcaaatgcttgacaggTTGGCCGGACGAGCATTTTATTGTtttcttgatggatattccggctacaatcaaattctcattgctcctgaggaccaagaaaagactactttcacttgtccctatggtactttcacaTTCTCgcagatgccatttgggttatgtaatgcaccgacaaattttcaacggtgtatgatggccatcttcaccgacatggtggaggattttcttgaggtctttatggatgatttctctgtggttgggaattccttcaatgattgcttgaacaacttggataaggtcttggcaagatgtgaggagacaaacttggttttgaattgggagaaatgtcatttcatggtcgaagaaggcatagtcctcggccacaaaatttcaaagtatggtattgaggtcgacaaggccaaaattgagatgatctccaaactccctccccctacatccgtgaagggagtgaggagcttcttgggtcatgcaagGTTCTATCGTCGATTCAtcaggacttttctaaggtggtgaaccccttgtgtaaacttttggagaaggatgccaagttccatttcaacgaggattgtatgaaggcattcgaattgctcaagttcaagttgactactactcctattatcacagCACCGGACTGGAgtttgccttttgagctcatgtgtgacgcaagtgcggtcggagcagttttggggcagcgtatcaacaaaatcttccatccggtctactatgctagtaagaccataaatgatgcccaagtcaactaaacagtgaccgaaaaagagctccttgctattgtttttgctatggaaAAGTTCCGCTCGTACTTgaagggtacaaaggtgattgttgaCACCGACCATGCGACGCTTCGATATTTGATGAGTAAGAAAGATTATAAAGCAAGActaatgcggtgggtgcttcttttgcaagagtttgatctagagattcaagaacgcaaaggtagtgaaaaccaagtggcggaccacttgtctcgtttggaggatgAGGGGAGGACACATGATTGCCTTCagataaatgattcatttcccgacgagcaactcctagccatttATATGAtcgggatgccatggttcgccgactttgccaattatcttgtgagtggcattgtaccaaatgagttctcttcaaaccaaaggaagaagctcaaactggattgccttgactattattgggatgagccttatctcTTCCGGAtgtgtaccgatggtgtgattcgatgatgtgtaccggaggaggaacaaataGAAATTCTTGAGGCTTTCCACTCTTCGACATATAGTGACCACTATGGTGGAGCTAGAATGgcaacaaaagtgttgagttgtgaattctattggcctactctttccAAGGACACTAGCGATCTCATCAAGCGTTGTGATAAATGCCAAAGGaccggtgggatttctaagaaaaatgagatgccccttaccaccatcttggagattgacatttttgatgtgtggggcattaATTTCATGGGTCCATTcgtgagctcttgtgggaacacttacatattggtagctgtggattatgtgtcaaagtgggttgaagtcgtggctttgcccaacaatgaagcttggagtgtggtggcatttttgaaaaagaacatctttacaaggtttggtactccaagggccattattagtgatagtggatcgcacttttgcaacaaagcttttgataccttacttacaaagtatggtgttactcataaagtgtcgaccccctatcatcctcaagcaagcgggcaagttgaagtttccaaccgggagatcaagagtattttgacAAAGACCGTGAATGCCGGCCAgacagattggtcaaagaaacttgatgatgctctttgggcttataggatggcttacaaaacaccgattggtatgtttccgtatcggttagtgtttgggaaagcttgtcacctaccggtggaacttgagcacaaggctatgtgggcattggagaagcttaatcttgaatgggatgtcgctgccaacttaagggtggcacaatttaatgagcttgatgaattctggctccatgcatattcaagttcgtccttgtacaaggacaagatgaagtacctccatgacaagtacatccagaacaaggagttcaaagaaggcaatcttgtgctattgttcaattctcgattGCGTATGTTTCCGGAAAAGTTgaaatccaagtggagtggtgcatttgaggttgtgcatgtgacaccctttggtgcactagacttgaagaacaagaatgatgaagtgtttagagtcaatggtcaccgggtgaaacattatcttggcaaagttgatgatggccacgttgtggcgttaattcatttcaagtgattgatggtaacctGCGTCGTGCCGCAGCGTTAAATctggcacttcttgggaggcaacccatgtgtctttttctttttatttttcattagataggctttgttttatgctaactagttttgaagtgtgtGCAGGAACGGATGTGCATTGCAGGGACTGTGTCAAAATTGTTGGCTAAGTGTTGAAAGAGTACGTACCACACattaattatgcggaccgcacaattctaaaGGCAACAACAGAAATCACTCTGCGActgcacaattctgtgtgcggtcgcacaattggAAGACAAAAATTGCAAGTTCTCTGAAGTTGGCCTGTCAAAATTCATagccaatctgcggccgcacaacaaattatgcggtccgcacaaattctgcggccgcactcacttttattGGGACCGCAGAGTTGCTTCAAGGTCCAGGTAAAGAGTGCAGTCCGTACTcaaaattgtgcagccgcactcgCCTTAAGTTTGGGGCGACTTCGTCAACCTACAAATAGAACCTTGAGACACTATTCATAACTTTACCACTCTGAAGTCTTGAACCCTAAGCAAACATAGTGCACGATCAATTAATTCACAATCTTCCTTCATTTCATCAGTGTAGATTCTTACTTACATCCTTCATAATTGGTATGTTCATTACATCTTTAGATTTTgaaatttcttttagtttttgttcttttGCGGTGCGAGTTCTTAGACCTAAAATGTCAAATTGTTAGTCATGGGTGCTTAAAATCATGTGGGTAGTTTCATATATGTTCATTAGGGACTGGGTAGACCATTAATCATGTTAATTTGTGCATGCCACGTCCAAATTGTGAATAATTGCATGAACCCTAACTTTACTGTCGTAAATtctcaaattgtgcggccgcacacaaatttgtgcggtctgcagaccACTTGATTAGGGCAAATATTGAGCTTGAAAAGTGCAGACCGCGCtctaaattgtgcggtccgcaaaaaaaattgtgcagccgcataaatatgtgtgcgaccgcacttgtGAACTTCAGAGACTCGGTATCTCAGGAATGGACTTGTGTGGTCACACTCaaaattctgtggtccgcacttcaggaTGTGTGGCCGCACTCACAATTATGTGGTCCTCACTTCAGGGTGTGCGACCGCACTATCTCCGTTGATGACTgttgtattgtaattgatttgtAAATGTTTGAAATGTTTTGAACTCAATTGACCCATGTACCTTGTTttgcagacaatggttagatcaTGTGGTGGAGGCTATACatcaaaagggagaggtgaacccTCCCGAGGAAGAGGAAAAGGCACTCGCCCTCTGCGAGTGCAATCAAAGCCTGTTGCTAAAAAGCCGACCACCAGGAGAGGAAGGGACACATAGCCCTCAGAATCCAGTTCCTATGCCCCATCCAGGGAAGCCTCTGAGGGTCATTCAATAGAGGTCCAACCTGAGGCTAATTCCCAACCATCCTAACCCACTGGGCATTTCAATTGCGTGACGAACCTACATCTAGTTTTTCTGGGGGTTCGATGCGGGAAGCCAGGGTTCCGAGCCCTCCTCCACACCTACTCCTCTGGCACCAATACCTATTGATGTCAATGATGATAATGTCCcagatgatggtagagggggggggggggacacgCGGCCTTAAGAGGTCGAAGAAAAAGGAAATGTGGGAGGATCGGTTCGTGATCTTGATAGCCTTCAACAGATTCCGGGAATGGTGGCCCCAGAGTTtgctcacacttgagcgacagttctTAATTAAGGAATTggatattcataatccaaatgtccTTAGACAGTTCCACGAGCGCAAGAGGTGGAAGTGGTTCACCCACAGTGTcatcgatgcaaatgagcacttggttagggagttctatgccaatgtggctcacatcaagaaggggacgaAAGTGACAAAGGTGAGAAATTTGAAAGACCGCTTCGACGCATGCTCTTTGAACACTTATGTGGGATTTAAAGACGTGGAGGCAGTCCAGTACCTAAATAAGTTGGCTCTGGGTGACGCAGCTCGcccgtggctagctgagattttggcAGCCCGAGGACCATCACCACCATGGATTACAGCAGGAGTTCCTATCCTCCGGGTCACCCTAAAGTTTGAAGCtaaagggtggcaaacctttgtatgTAGCCGGATTGATCCGAGTttgaatgagaacaacctcccacttccccGGGAAGTTTTGgtggattctattatggtgggggtacccgatcaatgtgggtgccatcatgtcaacCAACATCACATTGGCGGTTCGAAAAAGTGAAAAGTCATACCCTTATCCAAACACCCTCATAGAGTATTTCAATGATGCCAAGGTGGAGCCGAGGCCATATGACACAaaagtaaaggccaagaagcctttctcatggtaccacctgtaGGGTGCGAacaacccaaagttcaagggtaagatCACTACCACCGTTGGTCAGTCTAACGAGCCATCGGTGGTAGGTTCTGAGGTTGCTGTTGAGCCATCTACAGCTcccatgccttccacagcagTCGGGCCTTCCACCGAGACAGACGCCATGCTACCATCTTCATCTTCTAGGCCATCAGCTGCAATACAAGTGCCAGCCTCATCCGCCTACCCTCtcactgcgctgcgagtctcccagactttGGTGAACCTCAACAAATGGATGCAGACAGCCACTtctaagctgtctgacatatccagtactgttgcagcacagtctttCACCCCAGCAGCACCATAGGTCCCTctgtcagtggaggaaacattgaagaagattctggacaaccagaagactgTTATGGATACTCTGGTGGCTCACGAGGGTGCTATTGAGGAGTTGaccaagcaggtgaagaagatgaggaaatcccaaACTTCAAAGAAATCAGTGGAGAGTTTGAGCAGGGAGGTGAAGAAGATAGCAGCAGCAGGTGATTTTCCCTTTgacctactgatggagacagatctATCAGTACCAGCTGATTCAGAGGCACCATCAGCAGAggcaccagttggccagtctgacgagccagatCTCACTGCCCCCACTGCTGAGGAGATGCTTCAGAGGGTTGGTCCCTCAGTccggtgatgatgagatacagttggaGGAGACGGAAGGTGGTGATGTTGCCAGTCACCTTGAGACTACATaaggagttttctttactctctacccTCTTTTATTCTGATTTTGCTAAGTATTGAGGACAACGCTTATTCTTATTCTGGGAGGTGgtctattttggttcattttggatgactgtgatgacatttgattacatttgggcatgtaataactttaatactctttttcttttatctttatttttattttctccctcattatgtatatattcatcccgcttgtatatattctattcctctcagtttgtatatttatttgccttacttttagtattttatttcatagcttcttcattttgttttcttaatagtatagctcttagttactttattagcttctttttaatttgttagcttctttttatgttttagttaacaataagcctttggttttcttaatgctacggttctttccaaaggtgggtcttgtgtgaaccgggtggctcttcccaatgatggatggcgtgacaaccttcttaagggatcgagttAGCTTTTGATGATTAGGTAGAAACAAGCAGTATTAATGAATAAAGaagggtcaagcatgcttcacttggtaccaacacacttaactacgcgcTTATcgttaaaaataagtttttgtaaagaaatagtcatagttagtgaccttgtgactcttgtgttgacttaggcaatcattgggtgatttagttgaaccattagcgattttcaatcttgaatgcagttgttgtgggccctcgactctattctctttgacaatccggttgtgtgagaggtgaggtattttgttacaagtTCAAGTACTCGTGCGAGTGGTCtcgaacttgccccgaatgtgtttctaggcgaaattctaagttagcctggcttgagaagtgattgtaggctttccttgacccgttttgaaacctTTCATGACCCACTAATGATATCATCCTTagtaaacccttttgagcctaaaagactttttattcgataaccacattacaagcctttacccgttttatagTGACTCTCTCTTGGCACCTAAACTTTCTTTAGCACTCATGTGATTCAAATGGCaaaaaaaacataagtttgggggagagacgaggagttttgAAGATGGTCCATCTCAAgacaaagaaaagaaatgaagaagaggaaaggcaaagaaaaagaaaggaagaactaaagaaaaatacaaaaagaaagtgaataatgtgaaagggttgaaaagatgcaaaagaaagcaaaagttcaAAGCATGGATAACAAAGAAGGAAAGTATGAATAGCATGACAAAGAAAGAGTGATGTAAGTCCCTCTAATCCGcctaaaggaaaagaaaatgactcaaagagtcggcaaagtaagagccaaaaatagaatatgaagtgctaaaGGGAAGACGAACCAATTCCATTCCGATAtttccctccttagtccaaaagccttcattacatgccgaaaaaaCCCTACGTTATTTCAAGACGAGCGAGCTTATATTAGTGGTAATCTACATGAgaggcaagcatatggtacttagagccgggcttgtgacattcttttgagagtgatgagtaaATCTTTCTCGGGTCATTGAATTGAATTCTTCATTCATGAGTGAGATGAGCTTCCagagagtataggaggaggagttgGGATCCACAGTGACATGCATGAAagtgcgagcttccttgatgaacaaagtcaacccttgatGCTCAAGCGTCACATTAGAGCAatttgtgctttaacattcaattcataggcttgttaatgattcatgagcgtgtgggtaattgttagtcccaattgatttgTGTTTGATTCAATTTAGGCCAGATGAAATAGccctttttctagtggaggtgggaaattaccttaattgcttgagcacaagcaaaagcttaagtttgagggagttgataagtagggattttgaccgcttatttgctctcttttacttatgttttagctcaaaaatgcttaaatgtattcccgagaactaatgaaatgtgctttcttgcaggaatattgagaaacgagccaaagaagtgaaaatcaactcaaaaaggagtaaaattggacaagaaccaaaacaaggcaaaaaagGCTAtagtgcggccgcaaactctgaAGATGCACTGATAAGATTACTTCACagagtacggaccgcacaattattataCGGCCGCAGAAGACTAGATTCAAAGAGCTAAAGTTTGGGAgcttgaagatgtgcggaccgcactattattgtgcggccacaggATGCCAAAATGTGGTTGCACTCATAAATGTGCGATCCGCAGAATGAAACCCTGATCCAGTCTAAGAgaaagagtgcggccgcactcagaaatgtgcggtccgcacaattagaggaagtacggccgcatctcacttttgtgcgaccgcagaaagcCATACCTACCAGTCAGTctcaaagtgcggactgcacacaaaattgtgcggccgcacaaccttcgcaggGGCAATTCTGTAAGATATTTtcagctgggtataaatagatctttttgtcatttttgggtTAAGGTTGGGTGCACCTGAATACTTAGAGccgtttttatttactgtattgggcaactttgtactagtttagcatttaaacattagattttctttccttaatcaattattatgcattttatcttagtttcttctttaatttctttattttccatgagtagctaaacccttagctaggattgtgacccaaccctagtatgggtacttaatgggtgattgatttagggcttatttgtgattgggtatataaattttagcc
This region of Nicotiana tomentosiformis chromosome 4, ASM39032v3, whole genome shotgun sequence genomic DNA includes:
- the LOC138909998 gene encoding uncharacterized protein: MQEVVKKEIIKWLDAGVVYPISDSSWTSPVQCVPKKGGMTMVINDKNELIPTKSLGKIIFRFHFLIKCLTGWPDEHFIVFLMDIPATIKFSLLLRTKKRLLSLVPMDFSKVVNPLCKLLEKDAKFHFNEDCMKAFELLKFKLTTTPIITAPDWSLPFELMCDAMTEKELLAIVFAMEKFRSYLKGTKVIVDTDHATLRYLMSKKDYKARLMRWVLLLQEFDLEIQERKGSENQVADHLSRLEDEGRTHDCLQINDSFPDEQLLAIYMIGMPWFADFANYLVSGIVPNEFSSNQRKKLKLDCLDYYWDEPYLFRMCTDGVIR